In the Acinetobacter radioresistens DSM 6976 = NBRC 102413 = CIP 103788 genome, one interval contains:
- a CDS encoding IS5-like element ISAha1 family transposase → MNKPTPKIYRTTNWSSYNSALINRGNLSIWFDPKTQWYAQPKGKHGRNQTYSDTAIQCCLMIKSLFRLSLRMVTGFVQSLIHLCRLDWTAPDYSTICRRQKHIDIAINYQKSSNGLQLIVDSTGLKFLGEGEWKRKKHQPEYSRQWRKLHIGIDAETLQIRAVQLTTNNVSDSQVLGDLLDQIPQDEQIDSVYTDGAYDTKQCRQVIADRQAHAVIPPRKNAKPWKDTKTSSLERNELLRTVKRLGRTIWKNWSGYHRRSLVETKMHCIKLLGDKLRARNFQSQVNEIHARVAVLNKFTDLGRPHTQVAT, encoded by the coding sequence ATGAATAAGCCCACACCTAAAATCTATCGTACAACCAATTGGTCTTCTTATAACAGTGCATTAATAAATCGAGGAAATCTCTCAATTTGGTTTGATCCCAAGACTCAATGGTACGCTCAACCCAAAGGTAAACATGGTCGAAATCAAACTTATTCAGATACAGCCATCCAATGCTGTTTAATGATCAAATCCTTATTTCGTCTTTCTTTACGCATGGTCACTGGCTTTGTGCAAAGTCTCATTCATCTTTGTAGATTAGATTGGACAGCACCAGACTATTCCACCATCTGCAGAAGACAAAAGCATATTGATATTGCAATTAACTATCAAAAAAGCAGTAATGGTCTCCAGCTCATCGTCGATTCTACTGGCTTAAAGTTTCTAGGCGAAGGTGAATGGAAGCGTAAGAAACACCAACCTGAATATAGTCGCCAATGGCGTAAACTTCATATTGGGATAGATGCTGAAACCCTTCAAATACGAGCAGTTCAGCTTACAACCAATAACGTGAGTGATTCACAAGTGCTTGGTGATTTACTCGATCAGATTCCACAAGATGAGCAGATTGACTCTGTCTATACTGATGGGGCTTATGACACCAAGCAATGCCGTCAGGTCATTGCAGATCGGCAAGCACATGCAGTGATTCCTCCTAGAAAAAATGCGAAACCTTGGAAAGATACAAAGACCAGCTCGCTAGAGCGAAATGAATTACTTCGAACAGTTAAACGTTTAGGAAGAACAATATGGAAAAATTGGTCAGGCTATCATCGCCGAAGTTTGGTCGAAACCAAGATGCATTGCATCAAATTATTAGGCGATAAACTCCGTGCGAGAAACTTTCAAAGCCAAGTCAATGAGATTCATGCACGTGTGGCCGTATTAAATAAATTTACAGATTTAGGTCGACCTCACACCCAAGTTGCCACTTAA
- a CDS encoding DUF2789 family protein, protein MTQTRPRMTKLFEQLGLASTEEAIAKFIESHQLAGDVFLTQAIFWTDAQRHFLEEKLHSDGEWTTVIDQLNESLHENSVK, encoded by the coding sequence ATGACTCAAACACGTCCAAGAATGACCAAATTATTTGAACAGCTTGGTTTAGCTTCTACTGAAGAAGCAATTGCAAAATTCATAGAGAGCCATCAGCTAGCTGGAGATGTTTTTTTAACACAAGCAATTTTTTGGACTGATGCTCAACGTCATTTTTTAGAAGAAAAACTACACTCTGATGGTGAATGGACGACAGTGATTGATCAATTAAATGAGTCTTTACATGAAAATTCAGTAAAATAA
- a CDS encoding copper resistance CopC family protein, which yields MKLFQNKMTALRHVLVAATMIVATTTTFAHVSLVSAIPAENASVLSQPKNLTLNFGAEVMLMNIKLLDAQRRDVPLKYEVTHDLKKSFDVALPKLKKGKYTVVWTTMGKDGHNMNGEYSFTIKSTK from the coding sequence ATGAAATTATTTCAAAATAAAATGACTGCTCTACGTCATGTTTTAGTAGCTGCAACGATGATTGTGGCTACTACAACTACGTTCGCTCATGTGAGTTTAGTGAGTGCGATTCCTGCGGAAAATGCATCTGTCCTTAGTCAACCAAAGAACTTGACCCTTAACTTTGGTGCAGAGGTTATGTTGATGAATATTAAGTTACTGGATGCTCAGCGAAGAGATGTTCCTTTAAAATATGAAGTTACTCATGACTTAAAGAAATCCTTTGATGTCGCTCTTCCGAAACTGAAAAAAGGTAAATATACCGTTGTCTGGACAACAATGGGGAAAGATGGTCACAACATGAATGGTGAATATAGTTTCACTATCAAATCAACTAAATAA